One window from the genome of Xenorhabdus bovienii SS-2004 encodes:
- the greB gene encoding transcription elongation factor GreB — translation MAKSNYITREGWHALDQELKYLWKVERPNVTQAVSDAAALGDRSENAEYIYGKKRLREIDRRVRFLSKRLDALQIVDPDPRQEGKVFFGAWVKVENEKAEEHIFRLVGPDEFEPAKKWISIDSPVARALLGKQVDDEITVMTPNGMAIYWILEIGYQPLG, via the coding sequence ATGGCGAAGAGTAACTACATTACCCGAGAAGGCTGGCATGCGCTTGATCAGGAGCTGAAATATCTCTGGAAAGTCGAACGCCCCAACGTAACTCAGGCTGTTTCCGATGCTGCGGCACTGGGAGACCGTTCGGAAAATGCCGAGTACATTTATGGCAAAAAAAGATTAAGAGAAATTGACCGTCGTGTGCGATTTTTATCCAAGCGACTTGATGCACTGCAAATTGTTGATCCTGATCCGAGACAGGAAGGCAAAGTCTTTTTTGGTGCATGGGTGAAAGTCGAAAACGAAAAAGCCGAAGAACATATTTTTCGTCTGGTGGGGCCGGATGAATTTGAACCTGCCAAAAAGTGGATTTCTATTGATTCACCTGTGGCCAGGGCGCTGCTTGGCAAGCAGGTGGATGATGAAATCACCGTCATGACTCCCAATGGTATGGCGATTTACTGGATTCTGGAGATTGGCTACCAGCCGTTGGGGTAA
- the ompR gene encoding two-component system response regulator OmpR: MQESYKILVVDDDMRLRALLERYLSEQGFQVRSVANAEQMDRLLTRESIQLIILDLMLPGEDGLSICRRLRSQHNPIPIIMVSAKGEEVDRIVGLEIGADDYLVKPFNPRELLARMRAVMRRQSHELPGAPTPDNAVVKFGKFKLDLGTREMFHEDEQLSLTSGEFSVLKVLVSHPREPLSRDKLMSLARGREYGAMERSIDVQVSRLRRLIEEDPAHPRYIQTVWGLGYVFVPDGSKV, from the coding sequence ATGCAAGAGAGTTATAAAATCCTTGTTGTTGATGATGATATGCGCTTGCGGGCGTTGTTGGAGCGTTATTTATCAGAGCAGGGTTTTCAAGTTCGTAGTGTAGCAAATGCAGAACAGATGGATCGCTTATTAACCAGAGAATCCATTCAATTGATTATACTGGATTTAATGTTGCCAGGCGAAGATGGCCTATCTATCTGTCGAAGATTGAGAAGCCAGCATAACCCGATCCCCATTATCATGGTGTCAGCGAAGGGGGAGGAGGTTGACCGGATTGTTGGCCTTGAAATCGGCGCTGATGATTATCTCGTCAAGCCTTTTAACCCGCGTGAACTGCTGGCTCGTATGCGAGCGGTGATGCGCCGTCAGAGCCATGAGTTACCGGGGGCACCAACGCCGGATAATGCGGTAGTGAAGTTTGGCAAATTCAAACTCGATCTTGGAACGCGTGAAATGTTCCATGAAGATGAGCAATTGTCCCTGACCAGCGGCGAATTTTCTGTATTGAAAGTTTTAGTTTCCCACCCTCGCGAGCCACTGTCGCGGGATAAATTGATGAGTCTGGCACGGGGAAGGGAATATGGTGCAATGGAACGCTCCATTGATGTACAGGTTTCCCGTCTGCGCCGCTTGATTGAAGAAGATCCTGCCCATCCCCGCTATATTCAGACGGTCTGGGGGCTGGGATACGTTTTTGTGCCTGATGGAAGCAAGGTATGA
- a CDS encoding ATP-binding protein, whose translation MKRLWLSLRALFSHVIYLTLVIVLGSLMISYLAAQRLVEMEKLSFAIVFFYVFASVFTAASAVSITFWFYLRAQRQPLRTMQKAVREMEKGKIAAPLPEAGAPAIRSLIRAFNQMSTAHKALETDRASLIAGVSHDLRTPLTRIRLALELIEGKDNFLRESINRDIEECNAMIDQFIDYQRSGQNMPMLCCELNGLLDEAITVENDGVGNIENHLSANPVVIMANPLSIKRVLSNMFTNAHRYGQGWIRVSSGVTEKFGWFQVEDNGTGMTEEESATLFQPFTQGQRVHNNGGAGLGLAIIRRIVDIHDGYIEVGRSEKGGLSMRVYIPRVTK comes from the coding sequence ATGAAAAGGCTCTGGCTCTCTCTGCGCGCTTTGTTCTCCCATGTTATTTATTTAACTTTGGTAATTGTGCTGGGCAGCCTGATGATCAGTTATCTGGCTGCCCAGAGACTGGTCGAGATGGAAAAACTCTCATTCGCCATCGTGTTCTTTTATGTCTTTGCCAGTGTTTTCACGGCGGCTTCGGCTGTTTCTATCACCTTCTGGTTTTACCTACGCGCCCAGAGACAGCCATTGAGAACGATGCAGAAAGCAGTGAGAGAGATGGAAAAAGGGAAAATAGCAGCACCACTCCCCGAAGCGGGAGCTCCTGCCATACGTTCGCTGATCAGGGCGTTTAATCAAATGTCGACAGCGCATAAAGCGCTGGAGACGGATCGCGCTAGCTTGATAGCGGGTGTGAGTCATGACTTGCGCACACCATTGACTCGCATACGGCTGGCGCTGGAACTGATAGAAGGGAAAGACAATTTTCTTCGGGAATCTATCAATCGTGATATTGAGGAGTGTAATGCGATGATCGATCAATTTATCGATTATCAGCGGTCTGGGCAAAATATGCCAATGTTGTGCTGCGAGTTGAATGGGTTGCTTGATGAAGCGATAACTGTAGAAAATGACGGCGTCGGGAATATTGAAAATCATCTGTCAGCCAACCCGGTTGTCATTATGGCTAATCCCCTGTCAATCAAACGCGTCTTGAGCAATATGTTCACTAACGCCCATCGCTATGGACAGGGATGGATTCGGGTCAGTAGTGGCGTTACGGAAAAGTTTGGCTGGTTTCAGGTGGAAGATAATGGCACAGGGATGACAGAAGAAGAAAGCGCTACCCTGTTCCAGCCCTTCACACAGGGGCAACGCGTTCACAATAATGGGGGGGCAGGTCTGGGGCTTGCCATCATCCGACGCATCGTTGATATCCATGATGGTTACATCGAAGTCGGAAGAAGCGAAAAAGGCGGGTTGTCCATGCGCGTTTATATCCCACGGGTGACGAAATAA
- the pstS gene encoding phosphate ABC transporter substrate-binding protein PstS — protein MKPMRTTVASIMAAALAMTSLSSFAASSLTGAGATFPAPVYTKWADSYQKETGNKINYQGIGSSGGVKQIIAHTVDFGASDAPLSHEKLEADGLFQFPTVIGGIVLAVNISGIKSGQLVLDGKTLGDIYLGNIKKWNDPAITKLNPGLRLPDQNIAVIRRADGSGTSFVFTSYLSKVNSLWKEKVGVGSTVKWPAGLGGKGNDGIAAFVQRLPGSIGYVEYAYAKQNNLAYTKLISADGKVVAPTEANFSAAAKGADWSKSFAQDLTAQKGDNVWPITSTTFILIHKQQKNAANGIEVLKFFDWAYEQGGKQAKDLDYSVLPQDVIGQIRAAWKRDIKDSSGNPLY, from the coding sequence ATGAAACCAATGCGTACCACCGTGGCAAGCATCATGGCAGCAGCACTTGCCATGACATCTCTGTCTTCGTTTGCTGCTTCCAGTCTGACGGGAGCGGGGGCGACATTCCCGGCACCGGTATATACCAAGTGGGCAGATTCCTATCAAAAAGAAACGGGCAATAAAATCAATTATCAGGGTATTGGCTCTTCGGGTGGTGTGAAACAGATTATTGCCCATACCGTTGATTTTGGTGCATCTGATGCCCCGCTTTCTCATGAAAAACTCGAAGCTGATGGCCTGTTCCAGTTTCCAACGGTGATCGGTGGCATTGTGCTGGCCGTGAATATTTCTGGTATTAAATCCGGCCAGTTGGTCTTGGATGGCAAAACCCTCGGTGACATTTATCTGGGCAATATCAAGAAATGGAATGATCCGGCGATTACAAAACTGAATCCCGGCCTCAGACTCCCCGATCAGAATATCGCCGTCATTCGTCGTGCGGATGGCTCTGGTACTTCCTTCGTCTTCACCAGCTACCTGTCCAAAGTGAATAGTCTCTGGAAGGAAAAAGTCGGGGTGGGTTCGACGGTTAAATGGCCGGCCGGCTTGGGGGGCAAGGGTAACGATGGCATTGCCGCGTTCGTCCAGCGTTTGCCCGGTTCCATCGGTTATGTCGAATACGCCTATGCGAAACAAAATAACCTCGCTTATACCAAATTGATTTCGGCAGACGGCAAAGTCGTTGCGCCTACTGAAGCGAATTTCAGTGCTGCGGCGAAAGGGGCGGATTGGAGCAAAAGTTTCGCTCAGGATCTGACAGCCCAGAAAGGTGACAATGTGTGGCCGATCACTTCAACGACTTTTATTCTGATCCACAAACAGCAGAAAAATGCGGCGAATGGGATTGAAGTGCTGAAATTTTTCGATTGGGCTTATGAGCAGGGCGGAAAACAGGCGAAAGATCTGGATTATTCTGTCCTGCCGCAAGACGTCATTGGACAGATACGTGCAGCATGGAAGCGCGACATAAAAGACAGCAGTGGTAATCCGCTGTACTAA
- the pstC gene encoding phosphate ABC transporter permease PstC has protein sequence MAERKTALKAPSKNGDIIFSALVRLAALMTLFLLGGIIISLIIAAWPSIKTFGFGFLWNKDWDAPAEQFGALVPIYGTLVTSLIALIIAVPVSFGIALFLTELAPNWLKRPLGVAVELLAAIPSIVYGMWGLFVFAPLFATYFQQPVGDVLSSIPIVGELFSGPAFGIGILTAGIILAIMIIPYIASVMRDVFEQTPVMMKESAYGIGCTTWEVIWRIVLPYTKNGVIGGVMLGLGRALGETMAVTFIIGNTYQLDSLSLYMPGNSITSALANEFAEAESGLHTAALMELGLILFVITFIVLALSKLMILRLAKNEGR, from the coding sequence ATGGCCGAACGTAAAACGGCACTGAAAGCACCAAGCAAAAATGGCGATATTATTTTCAGCGCACTGGTTAGACTAGCTGCGCTGATGACGTTATTTCTGCTGGGGGGCATTATCATTTCGCTGATTATTGCTGCCTGGCCGAGTATCAAAACTTTTGGTTTTGGTTTTCTATGGAACAAGGATTGGGATGCGCCGGCAGAGCAATTTGGCGCACTGGTGCCGATTTATGGCACATTGGTGACCTCACTGATTGCCCTGATTATTGCCGTTCCTGTGAGTTTTGGTATTGCCCTGTTTTTGACGGAACTGGCACCTAACTGGTTGAAACGTCCGCTGGGCGTGGCGGTTGAACTACTGGCCGCGATCCCCAGTATTGTTTATGGCATGTGGGGGCTGTTTGTCTTTGCTCCTCTGTTCGCCACTTATTTCCAGCAACCTGTCGGTGATGTGCTGTCGAGTATTCCCATCGTGGGAGAACTGTTCTCCGGCCCGGCTTTTGGTATCGGCATTCTGACGGCAGGCATCATTCTCGCCATCATGATTATTCCTTATATCGCTTCCGTTATGCGTGATGTGTTTGAGCAAACGCCGGTCATGATGAAGGAATCCGCCTATGGGATCGGCTGTACAACCTGGGAAGTGATTTGGCGTATCGTCCTGCCTTACACCAAGAATGGCGTGATTGGCGGCGTCATGTTGGGGCTTGGCCGGGCGTTGGGGGAAACGATGGCGGTGACCTTTATTATCGGTAATACCTACCAACTTGACAGTCTCTCTCTCTACATGCCGGGGAATAGCATTACGTCCGCCCTGGCCAACGAATTCGCCGAAGCGGAATCCGGCTTGCATACCGCAGCATTGATGGAACTGGGACTGATCCTGTTTGTGATCACCTTTATTGTGCTGGCGTTGTCGAAATTGATGATCCTGCGTCTGGCAAAGAATGAGGGGCGCTGA